A genomic window from Populus nigra chromosome 7, ddPopNigr1.1, whole genome shotgun sequence includes:
- the LOC133699698 gene encoding transcription factor VOZ1: MGKGSKINCKSASHKLFKDKAKNRVDDLQGMFLDLQFARKESRTVDVAVLEEQVHQMLREWKSELNEPSPASSLQQGGSLGSFSTDICRLLQLCEEEDDATSALAAPKLEPNDQSMQGGDNVVFQEEYAVNHGQQEHAFPFVDQCKDSPSGVRSLAINNIEGAAQLDYHQFDLPQSFEQNFYTNFNGTDLGEEDGMHHVSSYLPSMCPPPSAFLGPKCALWDCPRPAQGGLEWCQDYCSSFHHSLALNEGPPGMSPVLRPGGIGLKDGLLFAALSAKAEGKDVGIPECEGAATAKSPWNAPELFDLSVLEGETLREWLFFDKPRRAFESGNRKQRSLPDYTGRGWHESRKQVMNEFGGLKRSYYMDPQPLNNFEWHLYEYEINKCDACALYRLELKAVDGKKTAKGKIANESVADLQKQMGRLTAEFPPDNKRAVKGRTKVNAKVGVGNVYSGSTQVAPTNEAYDYGPGPHYDDYLVENLEGYYLTQYKKP, encoded by the exons ATGGGGAAGGGTTCAAAGATCAATTGTAAGTCAGCATCTCATAAGCTTTTCAAGGACAAGGCAAAGAACCGTGTTGATGATCTTCAAGGGATGTTCTTGGATCTGCAGTTTGCTAGGAAAGAAAGCCGCACGGTTGATGTGGCTGTCCTCGAAGAGCAAGTTCATCAGATGCTTCGTGAATGGAAATCCGAGCTCAATGAGCCCTCTCCGGCATCTTCTTTGCAACAA GGTGGTAGTCTTGGGTCATTCTCGACAGACATATGTAGGCTGCTGCAGCTCTGTGAGGAGGAAGATGATGCCACTAGTGCACTAGCAGCGCCAAAGCTGGAACCTAATGATCAGAGCATGCAAGGTGGAGATAATGTGGTCTTTCAAGAG GAATATGCTGTGAATCATGGTCAGCAAGAGCATGCCTTTCCATTTGTTGATCAATGCAAAGACTCCCCTTCGGGAGTTCGTAGCCTGGCGATTAATAACATAGAAGGGGCTGCTCAGTTGGATTACCATCAGTTTGATTTGCCTCAGAGTTTTGAGCAAAACTTCTACACTAATTTTAATGGCACAGATTTGGGTGAAGAGGATGGTATGCATCATGTTTCTAGCTATCTGCCAAGCATGTGTCCTCCGCCCTCTGCATTCTTGGGCCCAAAATGTGCCCTTTGGGATTGTCCAAGGCCTGCTCAAGGAGGGTTGGAATGGTGTCAGGACTATTGTAGCAGCTTTCATCATTCTCTAGCATTGAATGAAGGGCCACCTGGAATGAGCCCTGTTCTCAGACCTGGTGGAATTGGCCTGAAAGATGGTCTTCTATTTGCTGCCCTTAGTGCAAAGGCTGAAGGAAAAGATGTTGGTATCCCGGAATGTGAGGGAGCTGCAACTGCAAAGTCCCCATGGAATGCACCTG AGCTCTTTGATCTTTCTGTCCTTGAGGGTGAAACATTAAGGGAATGGCTCTTTTTTGATAAGCCTCGCAGAGCATTTGAAAGTGGGAACAGAAAGCAAAGGTCATTGCCTGATTACACTGGCCGTGGTTGGCATGAATCAAGGAAGCAAGTTATGAATGAATTTGGAGGGTTGAAGAGATCATATTACATGGATCCACAACCACTGAACAATTTTGAGTGGCATCTGTACGAATATGAAATCAATAAGTGTGATGCTTGTGCTTTATATAGATTGGAATTGAAGGCTGTTGATGGAAAGAAGACTGCCAAGGGGAAAATAGCAAATGAATCAGTTGCTGATCTGCAGAAGCAGATGGGAAGACTCACCGCCGAGTTCCCCCCTGACAACAAGCGTGCTGTTAAAGGAAGGACTAAAGTGAATGCCAAGGTCGGTGTTGGAAATGTTTATTCAGGCTCAACTCAGGTAGCACCAACCAATGAAGCATATGACTATGGGCCAGGTCCACATTATGATGATTATCTCGTTGAGAATCTAGAAGGCTACTATCTGACACAGTACAAGAAACCGTGA
- the LOC133698487 gene encoding syntaxin-61 yields MSSAQDPFYIVKEEIQESIDKLQSSFHQWERISSDSGEQVRLTKELLAACESIEWQVDELDKAISVAARDPSWYGIDEAELEKRRRWTSTARTQVGNVKKAVVAGKELNLSGTASVNGMRRELMRMPDTQQTDKSNQYTQDNDDFIQSESDRQMLLIKQQDDELDELSASVERIGGVGLTIHEELLAQERIIDDLDTEMDTTSNRLDFVQKKVAMVMKKASAKGQLMMIVFLVVLFIILFVLVFLT; encoded by the exons ATGTCGTCAGCACAAGACCCATTTTATATTGTGAAAGAGGAGATTCAAGAATCT ATTGACAAGTTGCAATCTTCATTTCACCAATGGGAACGGATTTCTTCTGACTCGGGAGAGCAAGTGCGTCTTACAAAGGAGCTGCTTGCTGCTTGTGAGAGCATTGAGTGGCAG GTGGATGAATTGGACAAAGCAATTTCTGTAGCAGCTAGAGATCCTTCTTGGTATGGCATTGATGAAGCAGAACTTGAAAAACGGAGGAGATGGACCAGCACTGCTCGCACTCAG GTGGGCAATGTGAAGAAAGCAGTAGTAGCTGGAAAAGAGTTGAATCTCAGTGGAACTGCTAGTGTGAATGGGATGCGCAGAGAATTAATGAGGATGCCTGATACACAACAGACTGACAAATCCAATCAGTATACTCAAGATAACGATGATTTTATACAATCAGAATCAGATAGACAAATGCTTCTTATAAA GCAACAGGATGACGAGTTGGATGAGCTTAGTGCAAGTGTGGAGAGAATTGGAGGTGTTGGCCTTACCATACACGAAGAACTACTTGCACAG GAAAGGATCATAGATGATTTGGATACGGAAATGGACACTACATCAAATCGACTTGATTTTGTTCAG AAAAAAGTGGCTATGGTCATGAAGAAGGCCAGCGCAAAGGGGCAACTTATGATGATAGTGTTCTTGGTAGTTTTGTTCATCATCCTATTTGTTCTGGTCTTCTTGACCTAA